In Rhodothermus marinus DSM 4252, a single genomic region encodes these proteins:
- a CDS encoding PAS domain-containing protein codes for MRRAARLILISGEEGLKAQLSSWLERAGVQVCERFPSLQALITHWHALEADPPDLVLVDLNLPDYQGLDAFAEVKVRAINIPVVALIDRSEAMLGPHLLQMGAADYLLRDALSAPLLEHVVQRAWERQQVQNNLSEYLQELYASEARFRAILQHYPDGLLILDAEGRILMANDEAQQLLGYAEAHLVGQPLEAFVREEAPGFARLTGTSDPIRLQVIPCEEDDPCRLVLLRPLTESERQEMAASTAAQTLAEIILEVLDEAVLVADGEGRVVYANQAAAALMGKPHRQLTGRPLNGMLTTLMPGERFDRMMSWLELHGGTWQGIRRLESRSGSVQTFQVQLRLLSEPIFGMVIVLRPVVGEVPIG; via the coding sequence ATGCGCAGAGCCGCCCGACTGATTCTGATCAGCGGTGAGGAGGGGCTGAAAGCTCAACTGAGCAGCTGGCTTGAGCGCGCCGGGGTGCAGGTGTGCGAACGGTTTCCTTCGCTGCAGGCGCTGATCACTCACTGGCATGCTCTGGAAGCAGATCCGCCCGATCTTGTGCTGGTCGATCTGAACCTGCCTGATTATCAGGGACTCGATGCGTTTGCCGAGGTCAAAGTACGCGCCATCAACATTCCGGTCGTGGCACTGATCGACCGGAGCGAAGCCATGCTGGGGCCGCACCTGCTGCAGATGGGCGCGGCCGACTACCTGCTCCGGGATGCGCTGAGTGCGCCGCTGCTGGAACATGTGGTGCAGCGGGCCTGGGAGCGACAGCAGGTGCAGAACAACCTTTCGGAATACCTGCAGGAGCTGTATGCGAGCGAGGCACGCTTCCGGGCGATTCTACAGCACTATCCGGACGGCCTGCTGATTCTGGACGCGGAGGGGCGCATTCTGATGGCCAACGATGAAGCGCAACAGTTGCTGGGCTACGCCGAGGCGCATCTGGTCGGTCAGCCGCTCGAAGCCTTTGTGCGTGAAGAAGCGCCAGGATTCGCCCGGCTGACCGGCACGTCCGACCCGATCCGATTGCAGGTGATTCCCTGTGAGGAAGACGATCCCTGCCGGCTGGTACTCCTCCGTCCGTTGACGGAGAGCGAGCGACAAGAGATGGCCGCATCGACGGCTGCTCAGACACTGGCGGAGATTATCCTGGAAGTGCTCGACGAGGCCGTGCTGGTGGCCGATGGAGAGGGGCGCGTGGTGTATGCCAATCAGGCAGCCGCAGCGTTGATGGGCAAACCGCATCGGCAGCTAACGGGGCGGCCGCTCAACGGAATGCTCACGACGCTTATGCCGGGCGAGCGGTTCGATCGGATGATGTCCTGGCTGGAGTTGCACGGAGGCACCTGGCAGGGAATCCGGAGACTGGAAAGCCGGAGCGGTAGCGTGCAGACGTTTCAGGTGCAGCTCCGGTTGCTTTCGGAACCGATATTCGGGATGGTGATCGTGCTGCGTCCAGTGGTGGGCGAGGTGC